A stretch of Ischnura elegans chromosome 4, ioIscEleg1.1, whole genome shotgun sequence DNA encodes these proteins:
- the LOC124157117 gene encoding uncharacterized protein LOC124157117, with protein sequence MAKLNEEQKNILLEFVEGNDNIAKAKFTSKFGAKDAADAWREVTVKLNACGGAVKQWKEWRKTWQDIKTFTKAKVAALVREGGKTGGGPPSVDELTSYQRGVYQLLGSNAVMGHQHTKESQIIVQTELEAGNPRNSSCSTPSFHPDSTSPTSLPTVIITSPDISTYSSQIPNTKILNVSTTSIPTPSTFTTTPSNISRQNPPSPAIIPIQTPFCPNTTSNQAPSTPTTTSQQKKPPSKLEK encoded by the exons ATGGCGAAACTGAATGAGGAACAGAAGAATATCCTGCTAGAATTTGTCGAAG GTAACGATAATATTGCGAAAGCAAAATTCACCTCCAAATTTGGGGCAAAAGATGCGGCCGACGCATGGCGTGAGGTGACGGTGAAATTAAATGCTTGTGGTGGTGCGGTGAAGCAGTGGAAGGAGTGGAGGAAA ACGTGGCAAGACATAAAAACCTTCACCAAGGCTAAAGTAGCTGCCTTGGTGAGGGAAGGAGGAAAGACTGGTGGTGGCCCGCCTTCAGTGGATGAGCTAACCAGCTACCAAAGGGGGGTTTACCAATTACTGGGCAGCAATGCCGTGATGGGCCACCAACACACGAAGGAGTCCCAGATTATTGTACAG ACTGAATTAGAGGCAGGAAATCCGAGAAACTCCTCATGCAGCACTCCCTCCTTCCATCCCGACTCTACTTCCCCTACTTCACTCCCTACAGTAATTATTACATCCCCAGACATTTCAACCTATTCCTCCCAGATCCCCaacacaaaaattttaaacgtaTCCACAACCTCCATTCCAACTCCATCCACATTCACCACAACTCCATCAAACATCTCCAGACAGAACCCTCCCAGCCCAGCCATAATCCCCATTCAAACTCCATTCTGCCCAAATACAACCTCCAATCAAGCCCCATCCACCCCAACTACAACATCCCAACAGAAGAAGCCCCCAAGCAAGCTGGAAAAGTAG